A window of Cuculus canorus isolate bCucCan1 chromosome 20, bCucCan1.pri, whole genome shotgun sequence genomic DNA:
GAGGGCAGCGCACAGCGGATCCCGGCCCCGGCGAggagcccagctgcagcagggccCCCCTGGGATGGCCGCTGCCCATTCTGCGGGGAGAGTGGGGGCTGCCTGATGTTGTCGGGGGCTTTCTGCCCCCGACGtgctcctcccttcctccccagccGATGCTCGCAGGCGGAGAGAGGTCAAAATGAGGGTGTGGGCAGCTTCAGGGGCTGCGCAGCTGAGAGCTGAGGTGCAGTTGGATTCTGAAGGCGCAGGGTGGAGGAGAAGTCCTTGGGGCTTCAGTAAAGTCATCCAGCCCATAGCTAGCTGGGAACAGCCCCGAGCAGAACATGTGTGCTTGCCCCggtcctctccctgccctggcactgACCACATGGCTGGAGCCAGAGGAGCGGAGGAGCTCGGGTGGAAAACGCTGCTTGGGGAGACCAGGTCAGAGCCAGCGCGGCCTCCACCCCCTCCACTTTCCCCCTCTTGGCCTGTGGTCCTCGACCTTTCTGATCTTCTCAGGAGATCTGGTATTTCCCAGGACTCGGAGATCTTCTGTCTTCCCTGTCACAgcctgtttctgtttcttttgttcacTGCTCACCTATGGAGATCATGCGTTGGCTCCTTTCTGAGTCCTCCCTTCGTTATCCTGGGGACAAGCCACAGCTCCATGTATTTATCTGAGTCCAGCAGATGTGACTCCTGTCTCAGCATGGCTGAGAGCCTCAGCTCTCCACTCTGTGGCTGTGCCCGCATGGCGGGGAACCCGGCGAGCCGAGGTGCCACCTCTGCCTCCTGTGATGCTGTGTGTAGGGATGCAGAGTGCAGGGCAAAGCTTTGCCAccccttttccttctgtgcccCAGGGGAGCGCGGTATTATGGCCTCACCTGGGCTTGTGAAGTTGTGCTTCTCACAGCTCAATTCACTGCCTTCTCCCCATCCCGTTTTCCTGCATTATCCCTGCCTTTGCCATGTTCCCCACCTCTTGCAGCCCAActctgctgctggtggagaTGATCTAACCGATGCCTGTCCCAGgttcactgctgctgcttgccTGCCCCACGGGTCCTTTTTTTATCTCCCAGCCACAGTGCTGGGTTGACATTTATACCTCAAGGAGAATTTGGGCTTCACTGTGCTCCTTCggtccctgccctgcctgggtGGGTGCAGGACAGCAGCTCAAGCACAGGTCCAGGCAGGGCAAATGGCAAATGGGTGGCTACAAGGAGAACAAGAGAgctcagctctgttcccctaCATGAGCTGGACCCCAGAGCCATTATACTGAGGTGGGGGCAAATTGGCCAGAGTGGATTAAgtggcaacctgttcctggtTGGCCCTAGTGGTGAGGATGCTGCCCCGGTTGTGAAGAGCAGCCCTGGTTGCAAAGAGGCTGCTCAGGTTGTGAAGAGCAGCCCAGGTTGcaaagaggctgcccaggttgtgaggagcagctctggTTGTGAGGGAGCAGCCCAggttgtgaggagcagctctggTTGTGAGGGAGCAGCCCAggttgtgaggagcagctctggTTGTGAGGGGGCAGCCCAGGTCATGAGGAGCAGCCCAGGTTGTGAGGAGGCAGGGCTGGTTGCAAGGAGCAGCTCTGGTTGAGAGAAGGGCAGCCCAGGTCATGAGGAGCAGCCCTTTGCTGCCTGGCTCTGGGTGGTGGgttggctgctgctcctggctgtgTTGCCAGCCTGCCTCTGCCCTCACTGCTCTCCCAGTGTCCCGTGTCACAGGCTGGTGACAGCAACGATGCGTCAGGATGAAGTGAAAGACCAGGTGCCACCCAGATATTTGGAGGGGCGAGAGGCCGGGCAGGTAGGTGGACAAGAGGAGGTTATGGTGGCgctgctggagcaggcagcGTTCCTACCGCGTGTCCCCAGCGCTTGGCCAAGCGCTTGGTCCATGCTGTTCAACGTCCCCTGTCCTTTGTGCCGCCGCTGTGCGCTGGGAGCGGTCGAATTTCCTGACCGGTTGAAAACATCCCACCTGAAACATAACAGGCTCTTCCTCTGGATGCTGCTATTGTTTTGCTTAGCATTACAGAAGCTGCTTAACCGGGACGTCCAATTATGACATGTCTTCCCAAAATAGCCGCTCTCCTGTCCCTTCTGAGCCCACGGAACGGCCGCCCCCTTAAGATGCAGCCGCTCCTTTGTGGCGGTAGTGTGAGTAAGTGGCTAAATATAGCCGTATCCCATTCACGCTCTCTTCGGTGCGCGGGAACAATGCCGCGGGTGCACACGCGCCGACACGCACCTGCCTGGGAGCGGGTGCCTGCTGGCTGCGGAAGGCGCACACCCACCCACGGCGGCTCCGCCACGGCGGCGGCCCCACTTTGCTACCAGGCACGGGGCACGTTTACTCCTGAGGAAGACGCTGGAGACGAACCTTGGGAGGAGGAAACTCAGGAGCAGAGACTAGAGAGGCATTGTTCTCAGCCCTGGAAAATCCACCTCCGATCCCTGCGGAGCACGtggggttggatggggcagCAGCGCTGGGTTTCCCCACGGTCGGAGAGCGGGTTGGGGCAGCAGAGGTGGTGGCAGAATGGTGACGGCAGAGCGATGCGACCCTGTACGACCCATCCCAAAGGCAGCAGGGCGCTCGTATCTGCTGGGCTTCAGCTCCGGGCCTCAGCCACCGCAGGGAGAAGAGCTTGGGGTCCATGTGCGGAGCCCCAGGGGTCAATGTGGAGCCCCTTCCTATTCTGTGCTTGTGGTGGAGACCCTCAGGTCCCCTCTCTGGCACTGGCCTGGCTCTCAGGGGTTCAGGTCCTCACTGGAAGCcctgggctgggcagcagctTCCGGGGAATCCCCCAGGTGATCCCGGCTGATGGATGAGCTGGGAATTTGGGACTGTGTGTGCAGGAGCGCCTGATCTCAGTGCTGCCACCAGCTGGGGCAGCCGAGGGAGCCACCTCtggctccagcccagctccagggAGAAGCCCCCATggccagagctgggctgggcaggggggctgtgggtgggcGCCGCGCTGGCAGCCACAGCCTGCGGGTGCagaaggcaggagagcaggTGCTGCCTGGCCCCAGCGGGAGCAGAGAGCCCCTCACCTCAGAGGTCACGTCCAGCACTGTGGGGTCACTGCCATAGTTAACCCCCGTGGGACACAGCTGAAATCCGGCCATCCTGAACCACTTGGGCTGAGGCTAGGCTGTGCCTCtccccagcatctcctccaAACCCCACCTCCTAGAGGCCACCTGGACCACAATCTTCCCATCCTCCCattggggaaactgaggcatggtGGGACCAGCAACTCGTTCCCATCTGCAGTGGTGGTGCAGAAGCTGGACCCAGACACAAGCATCCCAATCCACATCCCCAAGCCCCTCTATCCTCCCCATGGGGCCGTGCCCCACGCATCAGTAGAAGGGTTAACGCAGCGCTCGCCTGCCGGTTCCCCGCACATGGGCTCCCTTTCATCTCTGGCGCAAGGCCAGGCAGCGTCCGCATGAATCATAGGCCACTCCTCTCCCCCCCGAAACCCCTTGGCCGGAGGCTTCTGCAGCCTTTTActcacacaaacaaaaataaatctcgCTGCCGGCCTCTGAACTCTGCAAAGGCGAGTTTCCCTCTGGCTCCCCGAGCGGCCCGGAGCTGTGCGCGGGGACTTGGCACGCTCCCTGCCGACCTCGCTCTTTCACTCCCGGCGCATCCTGTGTCCTTCTCTCACCGGGCGGCCCAGCGAGCGGAATGGGACGTGACGGCCGGCACAGGCGTCGCTCGTGGCTGCCAGGAATCGGCTGGGTACGGCCCGCGAAAGCCACGGGGGCGAATGCCACACACGAGGGTATTGCTCCCCGCATCCCCGTGCCCCACAGCTGGAGGGGTAGGTGAGCGTCCCACTCGCGCCACACTCCTGAGGTCGCCTATGCAGATTGGGGTGAGACCTGGGGTTGGGGAGCCACGTTGGGGTGCAGGCGGGGACCCTCTCCTGCCACCGGTCCTTGCTCGTGTACCATCGTCATCACCCATCAGAGGCTGTGTGGTTTCAACTCCCTTTCCTGCAAGTTTGGGGCCGTTGACCTCTTTGGCCACTGCACAGAAGTTGTGGGTCATCGTGTTGGCCAACAGGGcccttctccatctccccaTGACAGGTGGAGATTGGTGGAGCTCAGCGGGGCCTGGTGtctctcagcatctcctcccatacccccaaaccctggggaGAAACGCAGCAGTGCAGTGCCAGCGTTGACTCCACATTGTCCCTCCGGCTCTTCTTGTGCCACCACGAGTGCCAGCACCTCCCTGAGTGAAGGCAgagtgcaggcagggagggcatCTGATGCTTATCCAGCCATGGCAGCATCTGAAGAGGGATGCTGGTTCCACTGTAGTGTGATGGGGGACGTATGTCCTCGCCCTGTCGTGTCAGCTCAGCGCTGCCATGCAGCAGACAGGACCCGGCACGCTCCCCGTTCTGCCCATCTCCCCTGGGATCAATGggagctgcagccccaggaggcGGGTGGGAAGCACGTGGTGAGGTTATGGTTGCTGCCTTGCCTGGAGATGCTTGTGGGAGGTGGCAGCATCAAGCCGCCTTGATTTAAAGCCAGATGACAACACTTGGAAGTGGATTAAAAACCACTTCTTTCCATGGCCACTGCTGGCCCGTGCGGCTCGTCGTTCTAGGGCACATTGGAAGGTTCGGAGCCACACCCCAGGCAGCAAGAGCTTCTCGTAACGTTGAGCAGAACAGGGCTGGTGGTCACCACCTGTCCCCAGGGCATGCCTTGTGGGTGTGAGCCCGCTGTCACAAGAGTTTGTATGGTAGATGTGTTCCACAGCAGCGCTGCTGAGCTCCGTGGGTGACCAGTTCCTATTAGAGGCAACAAACATCAGCGAGTCCAGGGAAGCTATTTTTAAGCAGAGGAAGCACTAGAATAGCATCCTGAGTTTTTTAAGCCTGTGACTTACTGAAGAACCCAAGTCCTTCCATAGCGTCTAAAGGAACGTGAGCTTTTGGGTCCCGTTTTGGCAGCTGGTGTTGTCCAGAGGTCCAGGTGCAACCCCATAGCGTTGCTAGTAAAACCCAACAGACCTTTACCATGTATGTGTGAGCATCTCCAGTGTCCAGTGGGTGTGAAGGGCTCAGCTGAGGACAGTGCTGTGGGTTTTCAGGGCTGGAGCCCACCTGGTTTCCCAGCTGGGCATAGTTGGAAAAGGCAAGGCAcaagcaggagctggtggggcAGTGAGAGAGAGACTCAGCCAAACATCCCCACGGCACGGGCGTCCCTTCTGGCGGCCTGCTCTGGGTCCCTGGTTAGGATGCTGTTGAGTGTTGAGTGTCCCAGACTGGTTTGTTTTGGCTGTTGCCACCTTGAGCTGTTCCCATCTGGAGCCCCAGAAGccccttcctccagctcctttttttccctgctgttttctgttggGTTGGTCTCATGGCACCTGTGTAGATTCTGCTGGCAGTGGCCAGTCCCAAATATGGGATGATTCCCAAAAGACCTCCATTGTCAAGGCTGGTCCCAGTTCTTCCCAGAGCCTGAACAGAGCTGGTTTCCTAGGCAAGAACTCTCTTGGAGGCTTTCGCCATCCCACTCAAAGGGTGAGATGTGGACCCACAAGAGTTGGTGtttgagggggaatggctgcagcctcctgctggTCTCCTTCACACGATGCCCTTGCTGTGGGAGGCGTGCATGCGAGCCAGGGTTGTTTTCTGCTCTCAAGGTCCACATGTCACAGGGCTGATGTCCTACTCATATgtgcccttctcctccaggctgtgCTGAAAGACCAGAGTCAAATGCGGCAGATGGAGCTGGAGATCAGACCTGTATTCCTCGTCCCAGACACCAATGGTTTCATCGACCACCTCAGCAGCTTGAGAACTCTTCTGGACTGCAGGAAGTTCATCCTGGTGGTGCCCCTGATCGGTGAGTATGGTGGgggctttcccttctcccccagcaCGTTGTCCCCCTGTGCCAGCTCCCTCTCTCTGTGCCCCACACGCTCGCAGTGCCTGTGTGGTCTGGAGCCGGTTGGCTCGTGCCAGACTGGCCTCCATCCTGCCCTGTCTCATCCCAGCTGCGGCCGGCGTTCCTTCGGCTCCGTCACCCTTCCTGCCTACAGCACTCAGCAAACTCCTCTCCTCCTGGTGCCTCTGGGGGTGCCAGGGGCTAGGAGAGGCAGGCGAGTGTTAAATGGGATTTGAAGGGAATTTTGGAGGGAGCAAGGAGGAGGAATTGTTAAACAATCGGAGCAGATAGCTTATCCCAGCTGAGCTGGGTCTTAGGCAGCCTGAGCAAATGGCCAGCCTGTGTCCCAGCGTCTCCGAGCTGCTCGAGCCCAGCC
This region includes:
- the LOC128854179 gene encoding uncharacterized protein LOC128854179, with the translated sequence MRVWAASGAAQLRAEVQLDSEGAGWRRSPWGFSKVIQPIASWEQPRAEHVCLPRSSPCPGTDHMAGARGAEELGWKTLLGETRSEPARPPPPPLSPSWPVVLDLSDLLRRSGISQDSEIFCLPCHSLFLFLLFTAHLWRSCVGSFLSPPFVILGTSHSSMYLSESSRCDSCLSMAESLSSPLCGCARMAGNPASRGATSASCDAVCRDAECRAKLCHPFSFCAPGERGIMASPGLVKLCFSQLNSLPSPHPVFLHYPCLCHVPHLLQPNSAAGGDDLTDACPRFTAAACLPHGSFFYLPATVLG